The Elgaria multicarinata webbii isolate HBS135686 ecotype San Diego chromosome 4, rElgMul1.1.pri, whole genome shotgun sequence genome contains a region encoding:
- the CRIPT gene encoding cysteine-rich PDZ-binding protein, with protein sequence MVCEKCERKLGTVITPDTWKDGARNTTESGGRKLNENKALTSKKARFDPYGKNKFAICRICKSSVHQPGSHYCQGCAYKKGICAMCGKKVLDTKNYKQTSV encoded by the exons ATGGTGTGCGAGAAGT GTGAGAGAAAACTTGGGACTGTAATTACACCTGATACATGGAAAGATGGTGCAAGAAACACTACAG AAAGTGGTGGGAGAAAACTAAATGAAAATAAGGCATTGACGTCAAAGAAGGCAAG GTTTGATCCTTATGGCAAAAACAAATTTGCAATATGCCGAATTTGTAAAAGTTCAGTTCATCAGCCAGGCTCTCACTACTGCCAGGGATGTGCATACAAAAAGG GTATCTGCGCTATGTGTGGGAAGAAAGTCTTGGATACGAAAAACTACAAGCAAACATCCGTTTAA